DNA sequence from the Vicia villosa cultivar HV-30 ecotype Madison, WI unplaced genomic scaffold, Vvil1.0 ctg.002675F_1_1, whole genome shotgun sequence genome:
atgaaaatttgattataccCAGAATAACCATCGAGCATGCTAAGATATTCATATCCTACATCCGAGtcaactagcatttctgccacaggcattgcatattcatccttaggagttgctgcattgagatcacgaaaatctatgcacacTCTTAAAGAACCATTTTTATTAATAACTGGGACTATAtttgcaatccattcaacataacTAGTGGTCCGAATGAAGTTGCAGTGGAGGAGTCTTTCGACCTCCTTTTTAATCTTTGAAAGGATCTCTGGAGCGAACCTTCTTGGtgtctgcttgatgggcttcttgccATCCTTAATaggcagctttaattcgaccagATCTCTCTTCAAACTAGGCAtttcatcatagtcccaagcaaaacagtctttaattttttttagtaattcTACTAACCTGATTTTCAGCTTGGGGTCCAATTTAGCACTGACGTATGTAACCCTCTTCGTGGTTCCATCTCCGAGATCAATCTCTTCTAATGGGTCCTGGGCTAACATCTTTGCGCTTGATGATCCCGGATCTTTCTCGAACCCCAAAGGCTCATCGTCGTAAATAGCGTCTAGCCTTTGACTTATCGTGTCTTCGTGCACTTGTTCCTCAGGAGACTATGGTTCAATGCTTGCCCCATGTCCTGTATCATTCAACACAATGCTTTTGGCCTCATAATCCATATCAATAATTTCATCTTCGAGAGCCGATATTCTCTTGTTCTCAGCcatataggccgaaatcttttcgaagaaggaggATTCAGACATAATCAACGTCTTCGTTCCTGCCCGAAGGCCGCATTCTTGTTGATTCCTCTTCTACAGGGTCTCCCATGATCTCACGATCCCATTGAAAACCATTTGGGTGGAGAGTTAGAAAGTACATAGCATTCTTGTTTGGAGAATAAGCATCTTCAGCTGGGCTACATGGACTTATATTTCCTAGATTTCTATCGAAATTTGCTTTATCCACCTGGTTTACTTCGTTCATGAAGTAATTTTGATCAGCTTCTATGTTTTCTACTATGCCATCAGTCCTCCAGATAGATACCCTTTGATGCATGGTTTAAGCCTTAAAGGTATTGCCCCAACACCGTGGATCCACTCCCTTCCAAGGAGAAAATTGTAATTGGCTTTTGCTGGAACCACCATGAACATAATAGGCCTTGTGATTGATCCCATAGTTAACTCCACCTGAACCACTCCCAGAGTGTGTCCTATTTTTCCCTCATAGTTCGATAAGACCATGTTGTGAGGTTTGACGTCTGTATCAAACATTCCTAACTTCTTCAGCATGAAATGTGGCATGAGATTCACTGCTGCTCCTCCATCCACCAAAACTTTGTTCACTCCCACCTGTTCTATTTTGACCCTTATATAGAGAGGTTTGAGGTGACTTTGCATACCTTGATGTGGTCGCTTGAACTGGGCATTTTTCTCTTCGATGGCACCGTTACTAAGGACATAGTAACACATGGGTTTATGTTTCACCATCTTTGCTGCGTCTACCTCATCATCATCGTCAATCTCAGTTTCCTGATTGTATTCGTGCTGTAACACAGAGACCACATTGCAGGAATTCATGTGTAACGACGAGACTCCATCAAAATCGAAGTCATCAGTAGGTATGTCGTCTTCTCTCCTTTGTTCTTCTTCAGCTTTATTATAATCCATTTTGCCCCCAGCAGGAAATAATTGTCTCCCTACGGGAGGTTTGGTTGAATAAGTTGTGTTTGGGAAAGTTTTTGTATTGTTGGACTCTCTTATTTCATTCGAAGATGTCTCCTTTTCTGCTTTCTTCAGCCTTTGGTGCCTTCTCCACTGAGATCTTGACATATGGTGCTTACCCTTGTAGTTCCCTAGTCTAACAGCTTCCCTTTTTGATGCCTGAACTTTCTTTCTGTAAGCCCAAACCGTTCTTCCTCCGTTGTCGAAGTTCTTCCACTTGTCTCTCTTTGGTCCCACTTGAACCCATTTGTGTTTCGAAACCTCTGATGATAATTTGAAGGTAACTCTTCTTGCTTTTGGGTGTGGGCTATCCTGTCTTCTTGGGATTCCCCTCTTGTCGAAAATATAGAGATATGGGTTACCCCTACGGGCATCCCAATTCTGATTAGATGGGATTCTTTCGAAGGATTCTGACAACCTTCGATGGTAAACCGCTCCACACCTGGGACACATTAGACACTCAGTTTCGTCTTTGTGGCAATGAACAAGAAAGCCTTAAAGGCTCTCTCCGGGTTTGGGATACACCTCCAGCAATTCACCTTCCTTTCTCCAGTTTCTGTTAGCCTTAGCGCCCTGCCACCTTTCATAGTCTGCAGCAACCCTTGGATTCACCTGTATGCTGCACCTAGGGCATAACAACATTTCAAAACTTTGTTTGTGACATCTCCAGAGATATTCCTTCAGAGTTTCATCAGGCTTGGGGTGATGGGACTGAACCCCTTCTTTCTTCAAACAACTTTCTACTTCCTCCATTTCAGGAGTCGAGTGGTCCAGATTAACCATGTTGACATCCAAGTTGGCGCCATGAGCAATTGAAATCTCCTCAAACTTCTTCCTTAGGCCCTCAGTAGCCATAGTTTATTTCTCTAACAAGAGCTTCAATAGTCTTTGGTTCGACTGAAGCTTCAGATGTGAAATCCCCCTTCAGTTCATCAGTAACCTGTTCTCCTTCTTGGACATCTTCTTCATCTCCTATGATCCCTCTTGCTTCAACTTCGACCATGCCCACCATGTTGATTTCGACAGGCTCATAGTAATTTGTGTCATCAATATTGAGGGGGTTAGCATCTATATTCATCTGACTTTTTCCTATGTCTGCAAACTTCAGACGCCCTTCCTTGATCGCATTCTGGATAAGATCCCTGAAAAggaaacattgtgaggttttgtggCCCAAAAAATTATGGTATTTACAGtagcctctcttcttccgttgctCTAACGGAGGAATCTTAATGTTAGGAGGAAAAaccatttggccatctttcacaAGCAAATAAAATAATTCATCATATTTAGTTACATCGAATGTGTATGTTTTCTTAGGAAACTTATCAATCTTTTCTACCTCGACGGGGTTTTTCCCGTTGGATGGTGTGATCATCTTGCAAGTATAGGGGCCTACTTCTTTTAATTCGGCTAGATCTACTTCGCAGTCTTCGAAACCATACTGGTCCTCGAAGATTTCTGGTTCTCCTTCGTCTACTTCGACGTAGGTAAccctttctttcttataacttttattttctctAGCCTTTTCAGCCTTTAATCTTTCGATCTGGCAAACTCTATCAGCCAACTGGACCATATCTCGCAGATATTGAGTGTCCAATTTATTCCTGATGGAGTAATCTAGACCCCCAACgaccatttcgactaattcatgttcaggTACCactgtaaaacatctagcttttaGCAAACGGAACCTGTTCAGATAATCGTCTATAGGCTCAGTGAACTTCCTCTTAATACTGGCCAACTCTTTGaggcttatcttggtttgacccatatagaattgttcatggaacaatcttaCTAACTGGGACCAAGTGTCTATGGAGTTTGGTGGTAGTGTTATGAACCATGTGAAAGCGTTCTTGGTTAGAGAACTGGGGAAATATTTCATCCTCAGATCTTCATTGTTCGCCAAATCTCCAGCCTTCGTCATATACCTGGCTATGTGTTCTGTGGTAGATTCACTAGTATCACCTGAAAACTTGGTAAATTTAGGGACCTTGCGACCCCTGGGTAATTCAGTTTGTAAAACATAATCAGATAAAGAGGATGTATAGTTTGGCCTTCGAAGTCCAGTATTCAGACAATTTTGGGCCATAATTCTCTCTATCATAGCTGTTAGATTAGTCTACATTTGATTATTTTGCCTAACCCTGTGAATCGCCTTGTCAGCATTTTGGTTTCTATCAACCAGCACTACTCTTCCGGGTTGTTCTTCAGGGGTTTCCTGTCGGACTATATGTTGTTCTGCCCTAAGGGTTTCCGTTTCGGGGGTGGTCTTAGTGGTCGAACCTGATTTATGGTTGGTTCATCCTCCTGGGTAACTATTTGGTTCGGAGGGGGTGTCCCCTGAGTACCAAATTGGGGTATTTAATTCACCTGTGCATTCGATGGAGGGTTTGTAGCAGCAGCATATGTCGAATTATTTCCTGGGATCTTTCCTGTAGACCCAGGTATTGAACCAATTACGGCCAGTGAGTGCGTTGGCACAGACATGGCCTGGGATTGGGCATTGGGATCTGTAGTGTTTGTTGCACTATCGTTGTTATTACCCGATCCCTGTGGAGGATCCTGTTGTCCTCCTTTGTTAGTGTTTTTAGCCATTCTCTTAGTGTATTTCCTCTTAGGTATTGGTTGGTTGTTATCGAAAGTTTGAccactcctaaggttcatacaatgcAGAAAGCAACGAAAACACTAAACTTACAAACTAATTGAaatgaaaataattgaaaataacactatgacacagtcccactgggcgtgccaatttgtttaccagtgatttctgacaaacaaccactagtcctccaaagtgtttaaacaatacggttactcgcaggatcgactagattgatcctaggacattatTGAATAGTGTTTTAGTAATCTGATTCATGTTCAATAATCTTTCTAGTTTGCAGAAACATACATTTTTATAATGTAAAGTGCAATAAATAAATGACTTTGAAATAAAATATAGCAACTGTATAAACAAAGAACTTTTACGTATAACTTTGCATTGAACAAATAACATAGAAATATGTAAACATGATGTTCTTCACACATACACTGTTTCAGCAAAGACTCTTTTCTCTCGCGccgtgatcggaaaaatagcaagtgtactatttttgcctctgtagtaataataggggaaattccccgaatgtcgatctcaaggactgcgtaggaaatacagattcgtaaaatatgattcaattgaacaaaagattaatgttttggttttgggggattaaatccttgcaaagtaaaataatgagaaaaataaattgatttttgttatcaaatatatgagatgctagggtgagtggttgatttggcatgtaacactcagaattaagatctcttcaacaagttcataacattcagttaccacatccttagggtgtttcctcctaagtccttagtgaggaaacctttggtcttccaacctaaattctaagtccttaggaacctaaattgaaaccaagcttttatataatcaagattatgtggtaattatagggtatccctagtcctaggtgatatctactataatcaaattatgcacaaaccctaacaactacagtcttgtatttgttagccatagattaatccttatttgaccgttaaagaaaacaagaagaacattgcataatttaactgaataatataaaccaatgtattgacgaaatcacaaattcatcgttattacaaaaaccaaatcaggaccacccccctagcattggggggtttagcctatcataatattcaagaaagacataataaagaatgtagacattactaaaaaataatggtgactttgatcttcaatagtGGAAACCCTTGAATCTCTCTGTCTCCAAAACtcctgatgaagctatcttctctcctctgtgattttctatcgtatgatgccaaAGTCCCTcaataattctctcaaactcaactaaatagtctaggtacaaatctcagccaaatgcaatgtctaaagtgccctcaaggtggagatttaatgaaaaagccctaaaattggaagttttcacgctcttagcagcactggccgtgcttggacgcacgggtggccgtgttgctctttatttttatttttgctcccagccatcctgacacgggccgtgcgtggaagcacgggcggccgtgtgtcgcccctggattttgtatggaggagAGTTGATCATCTGACACAGGTCGTGCgaggaagcacgggcggccgtgtttgaccccagaaccttgaattttcatctttctcttgcttcTCCTTCCTTCATGGTTGCTTCGAcatttaagatgacttgttcaaagctgaaacttgtacacaactaaccaaacggcatcaaaagcatctaaataacttaaattaaaacataatgcaaagtaaacataaaaacaatcaaacatgaaatacttaaacaaaaacaataaaacattgatcaaagtgttaccgaatcaacaaatttagaccgaatccatgatagaaattaggtagaaatggtgaccgatcacgcCAGTACTTCGAGTAATTTTGTGAATTTTCTATATATTGATTCGAACATATCAAACTAAATAATagtactcctatttatactacttTGACCCTAATGGTCTCTACATACGCTCACTTCGTTTCAGATGTTCCCACGCGTCCGCTAAGCAAAACCGTGCcatttgaaattcaaatcttcccgctttgGCATTTCGATCATGCAAGCGCTTCCATTGAAGGACACTTGTAAATGTGACGAAAACTACTCTTGGTCGAATAATACTTCTTCCAAGGAGAAAAATCTTTAAC
Encoded proteins:
- the LOC131639509 gene encoding uncharacterized protein LOC131639509 translates to MAQNCLNTGLRRPNYTSSLSDYVLQTELPRGRKVPKFTKFSGDTSESTTEHIARYMTKAGDLANNEDLRMKYFPSSLTKNAFTWFITLPPNSIDTWSQLVRLFHEQFYMGQTKISLKELASIKRKFTEPIDDYLNRFRLLKARCFTVVPEHELVEMVVGGLDYSIRNKLDTQYLRDMVQLADRVCQIERLKAEKARENKSYKKERVTYVEVDEGEPEIFEDQYGFEDCEVDLAELKEVGPYTCKMITPSNGKNPVEVEKIDKFPKKTYTFDVTKYDELFYLLVKDGQMVFPPNIKIPPLEQRKKRGYCKYHNFLGHKTSQCFLFRDLIQNAIKEGRLKFADIGKSQMNIDANPLNIDDTNYYEPVEINMVGMVEVEARGIIGDEEDVQEGEQVTDELKGDFTSEASVEPKTIEALVREINYGY